The Erythrolamprus reginae isolate rEryReg1 chromosome 3, rEryReg1.hap1, whole genome shotgun sequence genome contains a region encoding:
- the RGS16 gene encoding regulator of G-protein signaling 16 yields MCRGLAALPASCLERAKEFKTRLRILLHKPEFGHKIGNFNWSTKQKYSLEEALGWKESFDQLLRSRGGMAAFHGFLKTEFSEENLEFWLACEEYKKIPSKTKLAAKANGIFEDFVQNESPKEVNLDHETREATRRNLAGATSTCFEEAQAKTYILMEKDSYPRFLKSAYYRDLIEQANSHRTGKPAHT; encoded by the exons ATGTGCCGGGGTTTAGCTGCACTGCCTGCTAGCTGCTTGGAAAG aGCCAAAGAATTTAAAACACGTTTGAGAATTCTGCTTCATAAACCAGAGTTTGGACATAAAATTGGAAACTTCAACTGGAGCACCAAACAAAA ATATTCTTTGGAGGAAGCTCTTGGATGGAAGGAGTCCTTTGATCAACTGCTGAGAAGCAGAG GTGGCATGGCAGCATTTCACGGGTTTCTTAAAACGGAATTTAGTGAAGAAAATCTGGAGTTTTGGCTAGCTTGTGAAGAATATAAGAAGATCCCCTCAAAAACAAAATTGGCAGCCAAAGCCAACGGAATCTTTGAAGACTTTGTTCAGAATGAGTCCCCCAAGGAG GTAAATCTTGACCATGAAACTCGAGAGGCAACCAGAAGAAACCTTGCTGGGGCCACTTCTACGTGCTTTGAAGAAGCGCAAGCAAAAACATACATCTTGATGGAGAAGGACTCCTATCCCAGATTCCTGAAATCTGCTTATTACAGGGACCTGATTGAACAAGCAAATAGCCACAGAACAGGCAAACCTGCACACACCTGA